AAAGGGAATATGGTTATTGCATATTTAAGTATAATCATTGTATTTAgcaagtttactttttaaatatatggggAATAAAAACTTTCCTTGGTCCTGTCAAGTGGGATTGTGATAACCTACTGAGTACACTACAGAGGTCCTTATTAACTTGTCCAGCCTTCCGAATGACAGTTATAAAGTTAATGAAAATGCTAAGCAAAAGTTAACATATATCTAATAATGTTTAGCAATATTTTAGCTTACCATAAACAACTGGATACACTGTCCCTCGTATACCTGATGCTGGACAATGCATGTTTTTTCCATTCAAATATACATTTAATTCTACATGGTCATATGTAATACCCTAGGAagcaaagtaaatattaaaatgggTAAAAATATACATGTTCCATAAAAACCTGAATAGCCAGAAAGCACTGATTGGGgagcatggaaacacaaaaaactaaGCAAAAGGTCACAACAGCTTGTATTAAGGTTTACAATTAGGTAGAATTCACTTGAACTGAGCTAAAAAAAATTAGTGGTGATTATGTGGGGGGAAAAAGGTAAAATCCCGAGAGTCCACATTAAAGGTAAAACTAAATCTTAGTATTATATTCAGATAATctggattttatattttgaatattaagatgATATAAGTACTATATACTGTAAACAAAGAGACCTTTTAAACTCATATAGAAAACACTGCTCTTTATATACAGAATTTGATCTCAAGGGGGGAAAACAGTGAAGTTTTCACCATTAGGGATTATTATCTGTCACTGCTTTCAATTGTGATGAATTGTCTTATACAACTTATttccaaaaagaaatgatatatttCTGTATCTCTTTACCTTGGCTTCAAATATGTCAAGTGTATTACCAAGGTAAAGTGGGTATTTACAACTGCATATAATTGGTAATTAGTGTCaagttgaaaaatagaaaaacaacagctcaaaagactttaaaaagacaatagaataaaaatatattactttgtaCATTATTAATGGTACACAAATCACAAttaataacaattattattattaatgctgGAAAACAAATAATCTGTATTATGTACCAaacactattctaggcacttcatatttactcatttaatcctcgtaagataggtatttttattatccccattttacagatgaggtagctaaagcacagagaggtcaaataaTTTACCTGAGTTTGCACagttaggaagtggcagagctgggatttaaccTCATGCAGTATGGCTTCGGAAAACTTATTCTTAATTGCCACGCAATtcaaaacttcaaaacttttaagaacttttatacttttaaaactcTCTTTAAGACTTTGTACAATATTTACTAATTGATGACAAAAAGAGAGCTTTACTTTGAAGAATTAAGAATAGACAGTGGAGACCTTTCAAAAACCATCACAGACCAAGAAGCAACCACTTCAAGGATTTCTGACTGTGGATAAATTATATGAACCTACAAGCTTTTAAAGGTAGAAAAACATCTTACAGATGATGTAGTCTTAACTCCCTCACTTTCCAGTTAAGATAGCAAAGGCCCAGATGAGTCAATGTGTTAAGTGCTATAAAAGATTCTCAAATCTTAGCAAGGCCAGGGTTAGActaaacagaaagataaatgctGCTTTTGTTTCACTTCAGTTTACGTACTTAAATAATAAAGCTAAGTGATGGCTAGGATTAGCTTTTTTAATGAAGTCGTCTGTTTTCATTTAGAAAACatgattacaaaaataaataaataacatgattCCATAAAAAGCAGTGTGTTACTCCCTTTACAGGATTACTGGGAATCTAGCAGTTCAGATCAGCAGGCTGTAGTCTGGGCACCCTTCCCCACCTGCTGGCAGCATCACCTACTGCAAGCAATCAAATTTTCAACCCCTCCCTCCAGCACCAATACCCAGCACCCGAGAGAGAAGCGAGGAAGGATGTGAGAACCCCTGCCCTCCAGCAGCAGAGTTTAAGTTCAAGTATTTTCTAACTtaatctgtccttttttttttttttttggctgtgccacgtgcatgagggattttagttccccgaccagggatcgaacccatggcccctgcagtggaagtgctgagtcctaaccactggactgccagggaattcccttaatcTGTCCTTTTATATGCTCTAGAAACTAGGTTTGATTCTCTCATAATGATACCGAGAAATGTGATGTGTTCTAAGgatttatcaataattatttgcAGGTTTGGTGAAGCGACTCTGAAATTAGACTGCCTGAGATCACTCCAAATAAGAAGTTATTACTTAacttctaatctgtaaaatggtaataataccACCTATTTCACAGGGTCATTAAGAGGATTAAACAATTTAATCCCTGCCAGGCACTTAAAGCCATTCTGGCCCATAATAGATGCTAGAgaagtgtttgctattattattattgttacacaGAATGTTTATGAAACTTCTCTGAAATTAAACTGAAAAcagcaattttaaaatgtaatctgcacttttctaaactatatataaaaggaaaaaataagcatAAGCTGTTTCAGGAATGCCTCCCTGGTGCTGTAGTAGGCCCTGTTGGTACTATTATTACTGTATAAATACAATCATTTGGTTAGATGTTGAAAGCTTGTTTTTCTTGATTCTCCTGAGAGAATGGTATATGACTGAAATTCTACACATGAGAATGTTTTTCCTGTCTTATAATtcattcctcttttcctatgctattgTCAGTAATTTAGTGAAATTTGTTCTCAAATGTTTAAACTAGGAAGATAAAGTTAATAGAGTAGGATAATGTTTTACTTTTCAGGATTCTGCTTATATTTCATCTTTTTGAGTCCTCCTTTTATCAGAATGGGCATAAAAACTCAaagtctaatttatttatttattttaatttttggctgcattgggtcttcattgttctgtgtgggctttctctagttgtggcgagcgggggctactcttcgttgcagtgtgtgggcttctcactgcagtggcttctcttgttgtggagcatgggctctaggcgcacaggcttcagtagctgcagcacgtgagctcaacagttgtggctcacgggctctagagagcaggctcagtagttgtggtgcacgggctcggttgctctgcagcatgccggatcttccgggaccagggatcgaacccgtgtcccctgcattggcaggcggattcttaaccactgcgccatcagggaagtccctcaaagtcTAATTTAATAATGCTGACAGACTAAAAATGACATTCTTAAATCTGTCAATTTGAGGTATCAGTCACCTCAGGGAATGAGACAGGAAGGCAAGAATAACATACAGTAGAAGTTCAGTAtatcaacaaagaaaaacatttgttACTGATTAACCTATCTTatgtttgaatttcattttttagtataaaCAGGTTGACGGCACCAACCTGACTTCAAGATTCTCTTCCACGAAATAACCATTTGAATAAGGGTGTTCTACATTATGGGTATCTGGCAATGACCTACAAACACAGAACCAACTATTCGAAAGgaaaagcagattttaaaaatggtttatgCCTTTAGTTTCCTTTAGTTAATTTAGGAAAAACATACTTTCAATAATTTACCTATTTGAAGActcttcttcacttttttttttttttttttttttgcggtacgcgagcctctcactgttgtggcctctcccgatgcggagcacaggctccagacactcaggctcagcagtcatggctcacgggcccagctgctccgcggcatgtgggatcttcccggaccggggtacgaacccgtgtcccctgcatcggcaggcggactctcaaccactgtgccaccagggaagccccacattttttaaattgcataaaAGATCAgaccataattaaaaatcatttccaCATCTTCCTTCActcttttcaaaatattgtaTACTTCTTTAATTCAATAACCTGGATTTACCTTGTCTGTTTTATCTTATTATTAGAAACTCTCTCTAATTGTTTACAGATTCCTTTCAACTTGGTATGAGAGCCAGGAACCGAAGTCTCTGCATAAGGAGACCCAAGAACTCTGTTCTCAGTCAATAGCTAATGGCCTGAACTCAGTGTATAAGGTTCTTGGACAACACTGTTTGAGAGGAAGTATCTGGAAAAAGGCAGAAAGGGATCTCTGGATTACATTTTCAATAGGGTGGCTTTGGTAGAGACTTAAATATATCTAGTTGGGAATAAAATCAGAGAAGTCAATAATATGTAACTCCTTCTATCCCCTGCTTTCCAAAAAAAGTTTTCTACAATCAAGCCTTAGAATATTGAGTCAGTTTTTTGAAGAGTTCTGAAAGTGAAGGAAGTTTAGTAAGGTTATGTTTAACGAGGACCAATGCTCCTGATAAAATGCTGTACTTCTTTAACAGAAGTTCATAACAAATTAAGCAATAAATGTCAAATTTTTCTCTAAGAGATCTCCAGCTGCAAAAATAcctaatattttctaatataagggttagcaaacttttaaaattgtgggCCAAGATTTCTTTTATGTGAGAGAAGCAGGAAATGATCAGCAGCCAACCTGTCATCAACTCTCCCTTAAATGGAAATAAGGGTTCACGCTTATTTTCCTGGCCAGTGGCAGCTCTAGAAAGGAGAAGGCAGTTAGGTAAGGCAGCAGCATCGACATCAAGTGCTCTCTTTGGAAAATGTACTACCTCATTAGATCCAATTCTGGTGCTTTGGAATTCAAACCACAAACTCAGAGGCAAAAGTAGAAATACTAAAAGCAGTTCAAGTTTAATAATTTACAGTGGAAAACAACTCCACAAGAAAACTCACCACCACGTCTCCCTCCTGTGGAAGGCTGTTTGCTGGCAGcctatttttctcctcattgttGTGATATAGGGCTCCATCATTTCTCATCACCAGACTATGCACATCTCGGCCAAGAGGGATCTGATTCAAGTTAACTTTCTGAGTTGCAACACCAATACCCCAGATtcctaaaaatataataatttaaatgctCCCCAAATCTGCAGTATACAAATATGAAAGgagttgtttttaaagaaagtggCATATTATCACTAAACTATTTTTttgttaatgtttaaaaaattcttttaaaagtagTTTGCAAACTATACCATGTTCTCCTGCAGATGTAGTACAGCCTGGGAGATAAGCGAGTGGGCCCTGGAGTTGTACTACCTAGGTTTAAATTCTGACTTTGCTATgtcatcttgggcaagttacttaacctcccccTGCTTCCTCACCTGTGAACTATGGATTCTAACAGTACTATCCTCTTAAAGTTATCAGAAGATACAGCAAGATCATCCAAGTGAAGCACTTGCAACAgtgtaagtattaaaaaaaaatgggtaagtAAAGCACAgaggaagtatttttaaaagatactaactattgtcattattattattattattctctaaaaatattattaaaaagctACACAATGAATATAAATGGCCTGGGGTTCTATTTCAAGCACCACGTCTGAGAAGCAGGAATTTACTGTCTTTACTTTTTGCATCTATAATATGTGACAAATAATATATGACCTGGTCAGTATCatggagaggagaaaaataatgataaagtgTAAAATCATTTTCTTATCCAATACCTTAAGTTCATGAGTTTAAAACCTTTTGGTCTAAATTGACTTTTAAAGCAAGCAGCTCTCTTCTTAATCTAACAGAATACCTACAACTCCCGGTTACATCTCAAAGGGTTTCCTTCTCAGTTTTTATCAAAATCAGTTAGGAGAAATTCTATAGATCAAAGAATGTTTGAAGACCATGTTGTCAATCAATCAGTTTTCCTGGATTGAGTGAGACCATCAGAAAGCTGCATGTCTGGACTTCACTGTCTTGGCCTCCTAAATAatttgattatataatttatcCTCCAAGGTGGGACAAGAGTGACAGCAAGTGATAATACTAATTTCATGGGACAACAGTTCTAGACAGGGTTACAGAGTCCCCTTACTCCTAAAGAACTGTGCACACTGTGATACACTTGGGCACAACTGCCTGAAGCTTTCATTGAGGGAACAATGCTACAAACTCCAATAATGCACTTATTCTAGAGATATTATTGAGGATAGCACCCTTTATAGAAAATCCACATAAAAATTTGTATTACATTTCAGGCTCAAGGAACTATCTGCTTCTCTTGAGAAAAGGTATGTTATACTTGAGAAGATTACAGTAACCAGAGACATTATGCAGCCAGTGAGTTAACTTACaaaagaatggaatggaggaCAGATTCAAATTTATTTCACACACTTAAGAAAAATCagtatttaaaatgaatttaaaaaacaagcccCAGAGGAATATTTTATGTCATTCAAGTAAGAGTAAGAGCAGAATTAATTTACTCCACTCTAGATTTCCAATTCTGTACGTATATTACTCATGCCATGTTTCACTAGACATTTCTTTATAATAAAGccttaaaaaaatttccccataTTCAACACTGCCACAAGTTAACTAATTAATAACTATCATAATACTCATGTAGAATTGCTATACAACTAAAGAAacttcagaattaaaaaaaattttttttaatttttaattgaagtatagttgatttacaatattgtgttagtttcaggtgtacagattcataaatttttaaagagactTTAGACTTCTATCAGAATTCTAAATCTGCCAATTGCTTCAGAAGACACTGAATCAGGGAATCTTAACAAGAGTTAAGAGAAAACCTCAGGATCATAAGTTTAATTTTATCCTAAGATAAAACAGCAAGACTCTACACCTTATATGCTTGACCAAATGAAATGGTTCATCTAGCTGCCACTAATAATTAACCATATTAATAATAATGCTTGTGCCTTAAACTGAACCAGTATGTCGTGTCTTTTAAACACTTTCATATATATAGCTCATGTGAGGCAGGAAGGGCAGCTCCTGtaatccattttatagatgagaaaactgaacctAATATAACGAAATTGACTAATTAAACCAGGATCACACAATAAGATGTGGAAGAAAATGGTCTTCTAAGTAAGCgtttggtgtttttttaattacctcattaatctttttcatatattgaaaATTACTCCTCATATTTTGAATAATTAGGACTTTTAATAGTCAAGTACCATTATACCAACCTGTGGACTGGATTTTGAATTCAAAGTAGCTTTTGTTTTGATGTAAAGGTGCACTGGCTAAACAACCTCCTGTTCCACAtattcttcttccattttttacaATGACAACATCCGTTCCTAAACAAAAGAATATAGACACTGTGTAAAGTTTTACATTCTCTTAACCAACAATCAAGGTTAATTTGTTTCACTTTTAACTCTTGGTCTCCAAAAAATAGGGAGACTATATatactttgaaatataaaaatactgataaattatttaaaatatttaatttacttttttcctgGGAGAACATTAATATTAATTTGTGGCTAGAAATCTTGTTTAATTAGGCAGTTTCAAATAATAATTCTGAATTATACTGAATATTTGAAACACTTTTAAGGTAgaagtagacttttttttttttggctgcaccatgtgtcttgcgggatctcagttccccgaacCCCggaccacggcagtgaaagcccagaatcctaaccactaggccaccagggaactcccagaagcAGACTTTCTTAAATTTTAGCCAATGAATCAATTTGATGATTTCATAAATatcttgatttaaataaaaacataaacactTGAAAGAAACTGGCAAATTAGTACCATTTTCAGTTCAATCTAAACAAACCAATCTGCTAAAAACTGACTGAATGTCTACTAGGTACAAGGTCCTATGCTAGTGCTTTGGTCAAGTAAGAACTGAAGATGAATGGAACACAGAAAGGAACATACATCTATGTTCTTGAAACAGCtgacacggggcttccctggtggcacagtggttgagaatctgcctggcaatgcaggggacacgggttcgatccctggtccgggaagatcccacatgccgcggagcaactaagcctgtgcaccacaactacagagcgtgcactctagagcccaaaagccacaactactgaagcccacgcaccaagaatccatgctccgcaacaagagaagccaccacaatgagaaacccgcacaccacaacgaagagcagcccccgctcactgcaactagagaaagcccgcacacagcaacgaagtcccaactgagccaaaagagaaaaaaaaaatggggcttccctggtggcgcagtggttaagaacccgcctgccaatacacgggacacgggttcgagccctggtccgggaagatcccacatgcggcggaggggctaagcccatgagccacaactactgagcctgcgctctagaatcCGCGaggcacagctactgagcctgcgtgcctagagcccgtgctccacaacaagagaagccactgcaatgagaagcccgcgcaccacaacgaagagtagcccccgttcgccacaactaaagaaagcccgggcccagcaatgaagacccaacgcagccaaaaataaattaaaaaaaaaaaaaagaaattgctgtCATGGAAAAATGCtaattttaggattttaaaaatgtttgtaagATAGCTGCTGTCAATCATATTGCAAATATGTAAACAAGATTTCAACATCATTAAATGCATTGTATTTTCATGGAAAATTTTAGTTCAAGTAACATTTGATAGATGAGAGTGAGAAAAAGTCTCTTCATAATGTGACTCCAATACCAATTCTCTTCCAAATATTGATTTAGGAAAGCTTATCAGAGAACGTGAAGAAAGTTAACAAAATTCTAATACGTAAGAAATATCCCGTAACATCGAGGCATGTGATTCCCAAGATCCGTAACCAGTATGACTTTTCTGGTAGTAAGTGTACAAGCCAAGCAGATCTGGCTGTGAGAACTGTAGGGAACTCCTTCAGAGGGGGTTAAATAAAACTAGAACATAGTAACAAAAGGTATTAACAGGGAGGCAGGTCTCTCATTAACTCACTGTTGAATtcatacttaaaaaattatttgggacAAATACATAAGAGAAATAccaaattttcagattttatcaCAATTCTAAACTGGTTGATTTAAGAAGGACACTCTCTTATTTAAGGTAAAACTAAGATCCTATTATATGATTATTAAAAACTTAttagcatccttttttttttctaattacaaatgTTAAACCGCAAATTCTGGGAAAGTGTCTTTATACATAATTTACATCTGGCTGCCCCATATACCTCAGCAGTTTCAACTGGAGAACATCCAGGGCCCAGCTCCTCCTTGATGGCAAAGACCATGGAGTGCTTGGCATCCAGCAGACGCTCGACAAATAACTGATACAGAATTGAATGAATATGCTCTGCTAAGTACTGTGAAGTGGACATGTAGTATCTGTTTTCCCTTTCCCAACAGACTTTGCTCTGGAGATCAAAACAGTTCCAAGGAAGCTGACTCAATCTCTGGTTTCAGGGGTACAGCTTTGACCTAGGTTAAGTTAATCAGTGCATTCCACATTTCCTGGCCACACTGACTGAGTGAAAAACGGTTATATGACCTAAGCCACTACCATCAGAGATAGTCTCAGGACTTTTGCAGAGAGAATGAAGGGATAAAGATTCTCTCATTCTTGCTGGATCTGAATGAGGAAGCCTACAGCCCAGGGAGAGGCTGCAAGTTATCATGGATGCCAGCCTTCAGGAACAAGCAGcagaagacagaggaaagagatgaaaagaagCTCAGTCCTTAGCAGCACTGAGTCTTCCTGAAGATAGTGCtgcttttgtactttttaaatttacatgaaCCAATAAATTTCCTTCATTGTTTCAACTGTTTTGAGTTGCAGGTTTTACAGCTTGTAACTGAAAGCATCCTAAgtgaaaaacatttcaaagaactacgcaaataaatgttttcttttttttcatacccAGCAATACTTTTTGGTTCTCGTACATATCTGAGTTGGAACCACAGAACCAACTCTGAATATGCTATTATTCTCTTACTTCAATCTCATTTCTTATCTCCAAGGCATTCTGCTAGGTACTGAGATGTTTTATACAGAAAGATGGATATATTCACAGAACATTTTAGAGTGTTTGTGAATCACTGGAGAATTATCTTAAGCttattccatttctcttttttaagtaCAAAGATATCCTACACTTGGATCTATGTGATTTGTACAGTTTCATTAATTATCAAGATTGCTTAGAAAGCCAAGGCAAATTTGAGTATAGCCAGAACACATATAAACATAGccaaagtgtattttttaaaaaacattagacATTTCCAAATGAACGGCATCCCTTTCAAAGTAGCTACCTTGGaagacatttatttctaaaaagtcAATTCACAATTAAATATGGAGGTTGTGGCAAAAATGAGGATATTTATAAAAACTGCTCCACAGAAAATCCCAAGAGAAATTCCAAATCGTTTTAAGTGATGCAGCATCACCAAAGTAAGTGACAACTTTGAAAGAGACAACATTCATTTGCATATGACGTGTATAGACTATTTTCTTAACAAAAAACGGCAATCACATTCTTTAGGTGACCTAATACAGCCTTTCACATATCCAAATACATGCATACTCACTCAGTGTGCTTCTCATATTTCAACTTAAGATCAACTGATGCTTGAAACCTGTTCCTAACTTGATGAGCCTCTCCTCTTATATTATTTGCTTTCTAAAATCATGCTTCTTCTGTGATTGAAGAATTTGAATTTACTGGAAGACAGGTTAAGAAAAGTTTCCACGCAGATGGTAATGGGGGATGACATTACTGAAAGATGCTGGGCAGCTCTGGAAAAAGGAGAACATAGTGGAATGAGTACAAGTGACCGGTTCTTTGTGGAAGAAGAGACTAGAGAAAAGGAATACTTTAAAGAGCAGATTGTAGTAATTCAGGAGTTTGGCAGTAGAGATAGAAAGAGCTAAAGCTGACCATATGCTCCAGGATCTACGCGTGGTTTTCCTTTACTGTGTTCCTAGCGTCTAAAACAATGCCTACCGTATAACATCAGCCAATAAATATCAGTTGGGTGAAcgaataaatgaaatggaaacattttctgAGGGAAATTATAGAATTTGAACATCTGTCTATAAATGatgatgaataagaaataaagagacatacatacatatatatttatgtatcagGGGTCTATATTATACTTGGGATATCTAAGAATTAAAATACCCACATACAAAGTGGTAAACAATGATCACATCTGTGATTTAGTACATGCTACAGACATATAATGAGCAGAGTATTTCCAGAATTATAGAGAATCTGGGCGGGAGAGGGTTTTGCTATAAATATTAAGAATTCCCTTTGTTATTTCAATGCACTGTCCTTTAGCCAAAGAGAGATGTGGGGAAAACTGAAAGTGCAGATGTATACTTTGAAGAGAATAATCCGCAAAAAAAACAGTACTCTGAAGTAATTATAGTGGGAAATCTCTCCTTCTAGAACCATATTCCAGAAGCATGGAACTACATGGGACAAGTCTAAGAACAGAAATAATCAGGTGGTAAAAGAGGCTacagaggggaggagaagaaCGTTAGGAGAGAAGCTGTAAGCTCATTTGACAGTGGAAGGAAAAAACATAGATGCGAAGAAGCAAAGCGCTGTTTTATTTCTGCAATAGCCTGACCTGCTGGGAAGAGGCCGGTCAGGAGAAATTACAACACCTCTAAGCGTGACTAACAGGGGTCGGACAGTGGGAGGTTTTCGTTGAAATGACAGGTTCTGACCTGAGCGGTGGCTTCAGGCTTCTGCAACTTGCCTTGTTTTGACTTTAGGAGATGAGAGGAAAATCATTTCCAATAAAACAACCGATAAATGATGGGCTAAGAGAAAGCTGTCAGGGCAGAGGAAGGAGCCGAGGACAGCTGAAGCTTTCCGAAAATGTGTGGGACTGGACTGGAGCTAGGCAGTGGAGCATTGTAGGAGGAGAACAGagtcctccccactcccctcgaAGGTGACGTCTTACACGAGTCCCAGGAGGCGGCAGCCGGGAGGACACTGCTGTGGAAACGGGTAGGTCCACACACCCATCTTCCCAAGACAGGAGCTGACAGGGCTGCGCAGCTCTGAACGCAGAGCCGAGCCGAGGTGGGGTCGGCCGGAGTCTGGAGGAGACCCGCGAGGCCAAACCGGGTCCAGGGCAGCGTCACAGGGTGAGGGACAGGGCGCGGAGCCCGGCGGGGCCCGGCAGCGTGCGGTCCTCGTAACTCCAGGCTGACCCCGACCAGCCGCGCCCGACCCGGGGTGGGCCACTGGGTCTGGGGAAGGGAGAGCCCTTACCCATGTGCTGCGTGTCCAGCTGCACGGCCGGCATCTCCTTCAGAGGGATGTGGCCCGTCCCGCCATCTCTGCAGCACCGCAGGCAGCAGAACACCGAGGCGGCCATATCTCAGGGACCTCCGACGCCGCCGCCACCGCCTACCGCGCCTAGACCGCGGcgacaccaccccccacccctctgcTCCGCCTCCCGCCCCCTCCCGAGGGCCGGAGGGCGTCTGGGTGGAGCGCGGAGGCCGGTACCGCGACGCCGCAGGCCGGGAGGGCGCAGCGCAGGCTGAGGCGAAGCCAGCTAGGGCGGAAGATACGGAGGACCGGCTGGAGGGGCGGGGCCGAGCCGGGGGGCGGGGCTAGTGGCGAGGCGAGGCGGAGCGCGTGCCGGACGGGCGGGCGACGGCGTGCGCCTGCgcgcaggagacttttcctttcGGGCCGCCCAGTCTGTGTGCCGATATTGACGGCCGCGCGAGCTTGTCTGGTCTCTACGG
This region of Orcinus orca chromosome 18, mOrcOrc1.1, whole genome shotgun sequence genomic DNA includes:
- the SPRYD7 gene encoding SPRY domain-containing protein 7 isoform X1: MAASVFCCLRCCRDGGTGHIPLKEMPAVQLDTQHMGTDVVIVKNGRRICGTGGCLASAPLHQNKSYFEFKIQSTGIWGIGVATQKVNLNQIPLGRDVHSLVMRNDGALYHNNEEKNRLPANSLPQEGDVVGITYDHVELNVYLNGKNMHCPASGIRGTVYPVVYVDDSAILDCQFSEFYHTPPPGFEKILFEQQIF
- the SPRYD7 gene encoding SPRY domain-containing protein 7 isoform X2, translating into MRSTLRTDVVIVKNGRRICGTGGCLASAPLHQNKSYFEFKIQSTGIWGIGVATQKVNLNQIPLGRDVHSLVMRNDGALYHNNEEKNRLPANSLPQEGDVVGITYDHVELNVYLNGKNMHCPASGIRGTVYPVVYVDDSAILDCQFSEFYHTPPPGFEKILFEQQIF